The proteins below come from a single Chryseobacterium sp. MA9 genomic window:
- a CDS encoding NAD(P)H-dependent oxidoreductase produces the protein MRHLIIYAHPNENSLNHHLLSTVVETLQSHDQEVIVRNLYKISFDPVFSLTDMQGQRMGKVSEDVKIEQEYISWAEQITFIYPIWWTGLPAMMKGYIDRVFSYGFAYRYDQGIQKGLLKDKKTVIINTHGKSHEEYEKTGMDKALTLTSDNGIFIYSGLEIIKHLFFDKADKATSEDFEIWKDQIKNLYSEHVLNY, from the coding sequence ATGAGACATTTAATAATTTACGCACACCCTAATGAAAACAGTTTAAATCATCACCTTTTAAGTACTGTTGTTGAAACACTTCAGTCCCATGATCAGGAGGTCATAGTGAGAAATCTTTATAAAATTAGTTTTGATCCTGTATTTTCTTTGACTGATATGCAGGGGCAACGCATGGGAAAAGTATCTGAGGATGTAAAAATTGAACAGGAATATATTTCATGGGCAGAACAGATCACTTTCATTTATCCTATCTGGTGGACGGGGCTTCCTGCTATGATGAAAGGGTACATAGACCGCGTTTTCAGTTATGGTTTTGCTTACCGTTATGATCAGGGTATACAAAAAGGACTTCTGAAAGATAAAAAGACCGTGATTATCAACACTCATGGAAAATCTCATGAAGAATATGAAAAAACAGGGATGGATAAAGCACTCACTTTAACCTCTGATAACGGAATTTTTATCTACTCCGGGCTGGAAATCATCAAACATTTATTTTTTGATAAGGCAGATAAAGCTACTTCCGAAGATTTTGAGATCTGGAAAGATCAAATTAAAAACTTATACTCTGAGCATGTCCTTAACTATTAA
- the tyrS gene encoding tyrosine--tRNA ligase encodes MIHLLQENAAIILPENGLEEKLVQAKEENRKLTIKLGFDPTAPDLHLGHAVVLKKLKQFQDLGHQIIIVVGSFTARIGDPTGKNKARKPLSAEDVQHNAQTYINQLSKVIDVQKTKIVFNSDWLDALDFSEVIQLLSKVTVAQLMHRNDFNKRFTENTPIAMHELVYPILQGFDSVKIECDIEMGGTDQLFNCTMGRQLQEVHGMPAQIVMCMPLLRGLDGKEKMSKSLNNIIGLTDEPNEMFGKTMSIPDTLIEEFINLTTDFSIEEKTILVSRMAEDENPMNIKKIIAKNIISQYHDAASAENAEQFFINQFQNKNFEKKVYEPISIGSLKSIQNKVSLVELCHQLKSDLSKSAVRRLIENGGIQINTNKITDSNEEIELIPQTKIKIGKRGFFELI; translated from the coding sequence ATGATTCATTTATTACAAGAAAATGCAGCTATCATCCTGCCTGAAAACGGCTTGGAGGAAAAACTTGTCCAAGCTAAAGAAGAAAACAGAAAACTCACCATCAAACTGGGATTTGACCCAACAGCTCCAGATCTGCATCTGGGACATGCAGTTGTGTTAAAAAAGCTGAAACAATTTCAGGATCTGGGACATCAGATCATTATAGTGGTAGGAAGCTTTACGGCAAGAATTGGCGATCCTACAGGAAAAAATAAAGCCCGAAAACCTTTAAGTGCTGAAGATGTACAGCATAATGCCCAGACTTATATCAACCAGTTATCCAAAGTGATTGATGTTCAGAAAACAAAGATTGTTTTCAATTCTGACTGGCTGGATGCACTTGACTTTTCAGAGGTTATCCAACTGTTATCAAAAGTTACCGTTGCTCAATTGATGCACCGCAATGATTTTAATAAAAGATTTACAGAAAACACTCCTATAGCCATGCATGAGCTTGTGTACCCCATTCTTCAGGGGTTTGATTCTGTAAAAATTGAATGTGATATCGAAATGGGCGGCACAGATCAGCTTTTCAACTGTACAATGGGAAGACAGCTTCAGGAGGTACATGGAATGCCTGCACAGATCGTCATGTGTATGCCATTGCTAAGAGGCCTTGACGGAAAAGAAAAAATGAGTAAATCTCTGAACAATATTATCGGACTTACGGACGAGCCTAATGAAATGTTTGGCAAAACTATGTCTATTCCGGATACGTTGATTGAAGAATTTATCAACTTAACCACAGATTTTTCAATAGAAGAAAAAACGATTCTTGTTTCAAGAATGGCAGAAGACGAAAATCCTATGAATATTAAAAAAATCATTGCCAAAAATATCATTAGCCAATACCATGATGCAGCTTCAGCAGAAAATGCGGAACAATTCTTTATCAATCAGTTTCAGAATAAAAATTTTGAAAAGAAAGTGTATGAGCCTATTTCTATAGGTTCTTTGAAGAGCATCCAAAACAAAGTATCCCTTGTGGAACTTTGTCATCAGCTTAAAAGTGACCTCAGTAAATCGGCAGTCCGAAGGTTAATTGAAAATGGAGGAATTCAAATCAATACCAACAAAATAACGGACTCAAATGAAGAAATTGAGCTAATCCCCCAAACTAAAATAAAAATAGGGAAAAGAGGCTTCTTTGAGCTAATATAA
- a CDS encoding 3'-5' exoribonuclease domain-containing protein, whose protein sequence is MSYIMVDIESDGPIPGDFSMVCFGAVLVTEELDTTFYGKLKPVSEKFNPDALAVSGFSREETMKFDDPEEVMLSFEDWIKTNSKGRPIFISDNNGFDWMFICWYFHHFIGRNPFGFSSRRLSDLYCGLEKDTFAQWKHLRKTEHTHNPIDDALGNAEVLLYMKEEMGLKIALK, encoded by the coding sequence ATGAGCTACATCATGGTTGACATAGAGTCGGATGGCCCGATTCCCGGCGATTTTTCAATGGTCTGTTTCGGGGCAGTACTCGTCACAGAGGAACTGGACACCACTTTTTATGGAAAATTAAAACCTGTTTCAGAGAAATTCAATCCTGATGCTTTAGCAGTTTCCGGTTTCAGCAGGGAAGAAACAATGAAATTTGATGATCCCGAGGAAGTAATGCTTTCCTTTGAAGACTGGATTAAGACCAATTCCAAAGGCAGACCTATTTTTATCAGTGATAATAATGGTTTCGACTGGATGTTTATCTGCTGGTATTTTCATCATTTTATCGGACGGAATCCTTTTGGCTTTTCTTCCAGAAGGCTTTCTGATCTTTACTGCGGACTGGAAAAAGATACTTTTGCCCAATGGAAGCATCTCCGCAAGACTGAACACACCCACAATCCTATAGACGATGCCCTAGGAAATGCAGAGGTTTTATTGTACATGAAAGAAGAAATGGGACTGAAAATTGCATTAAAATAG
- a CDS encoding N-acetyltransferase: MNLNLHYKKADATDIDFLLDLRMKTMNPHYETSGLSTDRETTLQRVLYQFEKANIIFLDNQPIGLLKLDRTFTNIEVLQLQIDPGQQGKGLGKKILSDILEEASLAGKTVSLSVLKTNKAQHLYKSLGFRIVDEDQYSYFMETERQ, encoded by the coding sequence ATGAATCTTAACCTGCACTACAAAAAAGCTGATGCAACTGATATTGATTTTCTTCTCGATCTTAGAATGAAAACCATGAATCCTCATTATGAAACTTCAGGACTTTCTACTGACAGGGAAACAACCCTGCAAAGAGTTCTGTATCAGTTTGAAAAAGCCAATATTATTTTTTTAGACAATCAACCCATCGGACTGTTAAAGCTAGACAGAACGTTTACCAACATTGAAGTCCTGCAGCTTCAGATTGATCCCGGCCAGCAAGGTAAAGGACTTGGAAAAAAGATTTTGTCTGATATTCTGGAGGAAGCTTCATTAGCAGGAAAAACGGTATCATTAAGTGTTTTAAAAACCAATAAAGCACAACATCTTTATAAAAGTCTGGGTTTCAGAATCGTGGATGAAGATCAGTATTCTTATTTTATGGAAACGGAAAGGCAGTAA
- a CDS encoding helix-hairpin-helix domain-containing protein, with protein sequence MKKIIKVVSVLDTAKSYEYVDENPIRGGVKDVYFSPDKEYVVAFYRSPLDEGQKERIMRIVSTYLQSIQNGNTSEYFLNEIFRWPYDIVERNKLTGIVVPVYHNKFYFAKGYIGSDNIQGQDKVGKWFTAPMFRNQQYPLRLDQSELGDWLSYFQIAVNISRGVKKLHQMGLAHSDLSYNNILVDPVTKSACIIDIDGLVVPKLFPPEVIGTADFIAPEVLKTKHLSLQDPGRHLPNQKTDLHALAVLIYMYLLRRHPLRGGKIWDLDSEKDEILSMGEKAMFVENPENPSNHVKADHLRKWDAFWGDPQKIPYTITGPYISDLFRKTFIDGLHDPIRRPTANEWEAALLKTVDLIQPCHNSNCTEKWYVFDNTSSPKCPFCGTPHQGTLPVLDLYFKFDDEVWKPENHRLMVYHNQYLFKWHVSRKVIRNENLTMQDKMPVGYFTFHQGKWVLVNQGLSGMKDVTEQKEIPPGSMVELTDGKKILLSAEEGGRLIYVTMANQ encoded by the coding sequence ATGAAAAAGATCATTAAGGTTGTTTCTGTTCTGGACACAGCCAAATCCTATGAATATGTAGATGAAAACCCTATTCGGGGTGGCGTGAAAGATGTTTATTTTTCTCCCGATAAAGAGTATGTGGTGGCTTTTTACCGGAGTCCGCTGGATGAAGGACAGAAAGAAAGAATCATGAGAATTGTTTCCACCTATTTGCAGAGTATACAGAATGGAAATACTTCAGAATACTTTCTGAACGAAATATTCAGATGGCCTTATGATATTGTTGAAAGAAATAAACTCACAGGAATTGTAGTTCCTGTTTATCACAATAAATTTTATTTTGCCAAAGGATATATTGGCTCAGATAATATCCAGGGACAGGATAAAGTGGGGAAATGGTTTACAGCTCCTATGTTCCGAAATCAGCAATATCCGCTGAGACTGGATCAGTCAGAACTGGGAGACTGGCTGAGCTATTTTCAGATTGCAGTCAATATCAGCAGAGGAGTGAAAAAACTGCATCAGATGGGGTTGGCGCATTCCGATTTATCATATAACAATATTCTGGTAGATCCCGTAACGAAATCTGCATGCATTATTGATATTGACGGTCTTGTCGTTCCCAAACTCTTTCCGCCGGAAGTAATAGGAACAGCAGACTTTATTGCGCCTGAAGTGTTGAAAACAAAACACCTTAGCCTTCAGGATCCGGGCAGGCATTTACCCAATCAAAAAACAGATCTTCACGCTCTTGCTGTTCTGATTTATATGTATCTGCTAAGAAGACATCCGCTGCGTGGGGGAAAAATCTGGGATCTGGATTCCGAAAAAGATGAAATTCTGTCTATGGGAGAAAAAGCGATGTTTGTGGAAAACCCGGAAAATCCATCCAATCATGTAAAAGCAGATCATTTAAGAAAATGGGATGCATTCTGGGGAGATCCTCAAAAGATTCCATATACCATAACCGGACCCTATATTTCAGATCTTTTCAGAAAAACCTTTATAGATGGATTGCATGATCCTATCAGACGTCCCACAGCCAATGAATGGGAAGCAGCTCTGTTGAAAACCGTAGATCTTATACAACCTTGCCACAATTCCAATTGTACCGAAAAATGGTATGTCTTTGATAATACAAGCAGTCCAAAATGCCCTTTCTGCGGAACACCACATCAGGGGACATTACCTGTTTTAGACTTATATTTTAAATTTGATGATGAGGTATGGAAACCAGAAAATCACAGATTGATGGTTTATCATAATCAATACTTATTCAAATGGCATGTTTCCAGGAAAGTGATACGCAATGAAAATCTGACGATGCAGGATAAAATGCCTGTAGGGTATTTTACATTCCACCAGGGAAAGTGGGTATTGGTGAACCAAGGCTTATCAGGAATGAAAGATGTCACAGAACAAAAAGAAATTCCACCCGGTTCTATGGTAGAACTCACGGATGGTAAAAAAATACTGTTATCTGCAGAAGAAGGCGGAAGACTAATCTATGTGACTATGGCGAATCAGTAA
- a CDS encoding PP2C family serine/threonine-protein phosphatase, with amino-acid sequence MEQAAIYREKEEFKDAHWLLKNASAKQFYEFSLDMEDFPNIKIQSIRNLEETGLTFENGKISGTPVTNNIHHLDVQFYHIHDRNQIETKKIQLFVNADPKDLWKNIPSDRNAAFYKSEEDSYKGSFSDKKIVVASKRGRSHAHEGKFREDDFAVNNLPKDWNIVSVSDGAGSAVAAREGSRLATVTINQFFNSQEILSRIENNINWMYNADASIEEHSEAEQNIKNILLESVAEVYQTLEKAAAENTLSVTDLHATLIFTLLKKFSFGYVILSFGVGDCPINLINPDFSEVKLLNRMDVGEFSGGTRFITMKEIFNDQMSSRFQITSVDDFSYLVLMTDGIYDPKFITENKLEDTESWKLLFEDLAGNNDDRTKADFINDEKIDEELLIWSDFWSRGNHDDRTLAIIY; translated from the coding sequence ATGGAACAAGCTGCTATTTATAGAGAAAAAGAAGAGTTCAAAGATGCTCATTGGCTATTGAAGAATGCCAGTGCAAAGCAGTTCTATGAATTCAGCCTTGACATGGAAGATTTTCCGAACATAAAAATTCAGAGTATCAGAAACCTGGAAGAAACAGGTCTTACTTTTGAAAATGGAAAGATTTCAGGAACTCCGGTTACCAACAATATCCATCATTTGGATGTTCAGTTTTATCACATTCATGATCGGAATCAAATTGAAACTAAAAAAATACAGCTCTTTGTAAACGCAGATCCGAAAGATTTATGGAAAAATATTCCAAGCGATAGAAATGCTGCTTTTTATAAGTCGGAAGAAGATTCATACAAAGGTTCTTTTTCAGATAAAAAAATTGTTGTTGCTTCCAAAAGAGGACGTTCTCATGCTCATGAAGGCAAATTCCGTGAAGATGATTTTGCCGTGAATAACCTTCCCAAAGACTGGAATATTGTCTCTGTTTCAGATGGAGCCGGCTCAGCAGTGGCTGCAAGAGAAGGTTCAAGATTGGCTACAGTAACAATCAATCAGTTTTTCAATTCGCAGGAGATTTTAAGCAGAATTGAAAATAATATCAACTGGATGTATAATGCTGATGCTTCCATTGAAGAACATTCAGAAGCAGAACAAAATATTAAAAATATTTTATTAGAAAGTGTTGCAGAAGTTTATCAGACATTAGAAAAAGCTGCAGCAGAAAATACTCTGTCCGTAACTGATCTGCATGCTACACTGATTTTTACATTACTTAAAAAATTCAGTTTCGGATATGTGATTCTTAGTTTTGGAGTGGGAGATTGCCCTATTAATCTCATTAATCCTGATTTTTCTGAAGTGAAACTTTTAAATCGGATGGATGTAGGAGAATTTAGCGGAGGTACCCGTTTTATCACTATGAAAGAAATTTTCAACGATCAGATGAGTTCCCGTTTCCAAATTACCTCTGTGGATGATTTTTCCTATCTTGTGCTGATGACGGATGGTATTTATGATCCTAAATTCATTACAGAAAATAAACTGGAAGATACTGAAAGCTGGAAATTACTTTTTGAAGACCTTGCCGGAAATAATGATGACCGGACGAAAGCAGATTTTATCAACGATGAAAAAATTGATGAAGAACTTTTAATTTGGAGCGATTTCTGGAGCAGGGGAAATCACGATGACCGTACATTGGCAATAATCTATTAA
- a CDS encoding TerY-C metal binding domain-containing protein → MRRLPIYFLVDISESMVGEPIEQVQEGIANIIRELKKDPYSLETVYISVIGFAGEAEVITPLQDIISFYPPKIPIGSGTSLSQGLIKVMDCIDRDIVKTTYERKGDWKPIVFLFTDGVPTDDATKAIERWNNKYSGKPNTIAVSIGENTNYKLLGSLADNVLLFNNSDENSYKEFFKWVTDSIKTTSQSVTEAKKEGINLSKIDSLILEKVDPEMEQRFPDNNFVVLNGKCQETEKLYLMKFKKAFAESSIPGMATRYYRLDGAYKIDEQAYYRLSSNQKTHLKINIEELDGGTSCPHCANPIALATCSCGGIHCLRGEGYSKCPWCGTSDYYGFSGGGFDINRTLG, encoded by the coding sequence ATGAGAAGACTGCCTATTTATTTTTTAGTAGACATCTCCGAATCTATGGTTGGAGAACCTATTGAGCAGGTACAGGAAGGTATCGCCAATATTATCAGGGAATTAAAAAAAGATCCGTATTCACTTGAAACCGTATATATTTCCGTGATAGGTTTTGCAGGAGAAGCAGAAGTGATTACTCCATTGCAGGATATTATCAGCTTTTATCCGCCTAAAATTCCAATCGGGAGCGGGACATCACTTTCCCAGGGTTTGATCAAAGTAATGGATTGTATCGACAGGGATATTGTGAAAACAACCTATGAAAGAAAAGGAGACTGGAAACCTATTGTTTTTCTGTTTACAGACGGAGTTCCCACTGATGATGCCACGAAAGCCATTGAGAGATGGAATAATAAGTACAGTGGGAAACCTAATACAATTGCCGTATCTATTGGTGAAAATACAAACTACAAACTTCTCGGCTCATTAGCCGATAATGTATTGCTGTTTAATAACTCTGATGAGAATTCCTATAAAGAATTTTTCAAATGGGTAACAGATTCTATTAAAACAACCAGCCAGAGTGTAACGGAAGCCAAAAAAGAAGGAATCAACCTTTCTAAGATTGATTCCCTTATTCTTGAAAAAGTAGACCCTGAGATGGAACAGAGATTCCCGGACAACAATTTTGTAGTATTGAACGGGAAATGCCAGGAAACGGAAAAGCTTTATCTGATGAAATTTAAAAAAGCATTTGCCGAATCAAGCATACCGGGAATGGCTACAAGATATTACAGACTGGACGGGGCTTATAAAATTGATGAACAAGCGTACTACAGACTTTCCTCAAATCAGAAAACCCACCTTAAAATTAATATAGAAGAACTGGACGGTGGAACTTCATGTCCTCACTGTGCCAATCCCATTGCATTAGCTACCTGTTCCTGCGGCGGTATTCACTGCCTGAGAGGAGAAGGATACAGCAAATGCCCATGGTGTGGAACTTCAGATTATTATGGGTTTTCCGGGGGTGGATTTGATATTAACAGAACCTTGGGATAA
- a CDS encoding VWA domain-containing protein, with protein sequence MSRRLLAYFLLDTSGSMNGEPIQALNNGFNGLISMLRADPQAMDSLHLSVITFDREVKNIIPLTDLASFYPMEITCPDSGPTHTGAALEMVSGLVQKEIVKESAEAKGDWQPLLFIFTDGKPSDIQKYRQMIPVIRGLEFGAIVGCAAGPKADEQFLKELTDHVVKLDTTDAITLSSFFKWVSSSITQGGHSQNTGENITLPPPPSELNIII encoded by the coding sequence ATGAGCAGGAGATTATTAGCTTATTTTTTATTAGATACCTCAGGTTCTATGAACGGTGAGCCCATTCAGGCACTGAATAATGGATTCAACGGATTGATCAGTATGCTTCGTGCAGATCCGCAGGCGATGGACAGTCTGCATCTAAGCGTCATTACCTTCGATAGAGAAGTTAAAAATATTATTCCTTTAACAGATCTGGCCAGTTTTTATCCCATGGAAATTACCTGTCCGGACAGTGGCCCAACACATACAGGAGCTGCATTGGAAATGGTTTCCGGATTGGTACAAAAAGAAATAGTAAAAGAATCAGCTGAAGCAAAAGGAGACTGGCAGCCATTACTTTTTATATTTACAGATGGAAAACCTTCAGATATCCAGAAGTACAGACAGATGATTCCTGTGATCAGGGGATTGGAGTTTGGTGCTATCGTAGGGTGCGCAGCAGGTCCGAAAGCTGATGAACAGTTTTTGAAGGAACTGACAGATCATGTGGTAAAACTTGATACTACAGACGCTATTACCCTTTCTTCCTTTTTCAAATGGGTGAGTTCTTCCATCACACAGGGAGGACATTCACAAAATACGGGAGAAAATATCACACTGCCTCCGCCGCCATCGGAGCTTAATATTATTATTTAA
- a CDS encoding TerD family protein — translation MAINLQKGQTIDLRKNDRGESVYDLSKVTIGLGWDVRKQGSGFFGKLFSKEAEYDLDAVAFLLDGNGKVANLGRTVQTNDGRQMGLYQGDVVFFNSMQHPSGNVWLTGDNRTGAGDGDDEQIIVKLDQLDQSYQKIVFLVTIYQGKTNNQHFGMIENAFIRAVDASGKEITKYSLSGDSSMNGMCAMVFAEAYRHNGDWKFRAVGEPHHTDNFIDILRQQYAYSN, via the coding sequence ATGGCAATTAATTTACAGAAAGGACAAACGATTGATTTAAGAAAGAATGATCGCGGAGAAAGCGTCTATGATCTTTCAAAAGTAACCATTGGCTTAGGATGGGATGTAAGAAAACAAGGGAGTGGATTCTTTGGAAAACTCTTCAGTAAAGAAGCCGAATATGACCTTGATGCAGTGGCTTTCCTCTTGGATGGTAACGGAAAAGTAGCCAATCTTGGAAGAACGGTACAGACCAATGACGGAAGACAGATGGGGCTATATCAGGGAGATGTGGTTTTCTTCAATTCTATGCAGCATCCAAGCGGAAATGTATGGCTTACAGGTGATAACAGAACCGGAGCCGGAGATGGGGATGATGAGCAGATCATTGTAAAATTGGATCAGCTGGATCAAAGTTACCAGAAAATTGTATTCCTTGTTACCATTTATCAGGGAAAAACTAATAACCAGCATTTCGGAATGATCGAAAATGCATTTATCCGGGCTGTGGATGCTTCAGGAAAAGAAATTACAAAATACAGCCTTTCTGGCGATTCAAGTATGAACGGAATGTGTGCAATGGTTTTTGCAGAAGCATACCGTCATAACGGAGACTGGAAATTCCGTGCTGTGGGTGAGCCGCATCATACAGATAACTTTATAGATATTCTGAGACAGCAGTACGCTTATTCCAATTAG